From Lemur catta isolate mLemCat1 chromosome 19, mLemCat1.pri, whole genome shotgun sequence, a single genomic window includes:
- the FAAP24 gene encoding Fanconi anemia core complex-associated protein 24 isoform X1: MERSPPDGPSPVHVPLGHIVANEKWRGSQLAQEMQGKIKLVFEDGLIPDFYLSNRSCILYVTEADLVAGNGYRKRLVRVRNSSNLQGIVVVEKTRMSEQYFPALQKFTVLDLGMVLLPVANQMEASCLIVQLVQEQTKEPSKNPFRRKKRAPLSELSLLRTVQRIPGVGKVKAPLLLQKFPSIQRLSHASVRELEPVAGRAAAEQIHAFFTQSG; the protein is encoded by the exons ATGGAAAGGAGCCCCCCTGATGGCCCGAGCCCCGTGCACGTGCCTTTGGGGCACATTGTGGCCAATGAGAAATGGCGCGGGTCGCAGCTGGCGCAAGAGATGCAAG GGAAAATTAAGCTCGTTTTTGAGGATGGCCTGATACCAGATTTTTACCTGTCGAATAGATCCTGCATTCTTTATGTTACCGAAGCTGATTTGGTGGCAGGAAATGGCTACAGAAAGAGGCTTGTTCGCGTTAGAAAT tccaGTAATCTTCAAGGCATTGTAGTAGTTGAAAAAACCCGGATGAGCGAACAATACTTCCCAGCCTTACAGAAGTTTACTGTGCTGGACCTTGGAATGGTGTTACTTCCGGTGGCCAACCAGATGGAAGCATCCTGTCTCATTGTCCAGTTA GTTCAGGAGCAAACCAAAGAGCCCAGTAAGAACCCTTTTCGAAGGAAGAAACGGGCTCCGCTGTCTGAGCTATCCCTGCTTCGAACTGTGCAGCGGATCCCAGGAGTTGGGAAAGTTAAAGCCCCCCTGCTGCTGCAGAAGTTTCCCAGCATCCAGCGACTGAGCCATGCTTCCGTCCGGGAACTGGAACCGGTGGCCGGACGAGCCGCGGCAGAGCAAATCCATGCTTTCTTCACGCAGTCCGGGTGA
- the FAAP24 gene encoding Fanconi anemia core complex-associated protein 24 isoform X2, producing MLPKLIWWQEMATERGLFALEINLQGIVVVEKTRMSEQYFPALQKFTVLDLGMVLLPVANQMEASCLIVQLVQEQTKEPSKNPFRRKKRAPLSELSLLRTVQRIPGVGKVKAPLLLQKFPSIQRLSHASVRELEPVAGRAAAEQIHAFFTQSG from the exons ATGTTACCGAAGCTGATTTGGTGGCAGGAAATGGCTACAGAAAGAGGCTTGTTCGCGTTAGAAAT TAATCTTCAAGGCATTGTAGTAGTTGAAAAAACCCGGATGAGCGAACAATACTTCCCAGCCTTACAGAAGTTTACTGTGCTGGACCTTGGAATGGTGTTACTTCCGGTGGCCAACCAGATGGAAGCATCCTGTCTCATTGTCCAGTTA GTTCAGGAGCAAACCAAAGAGCCCAGTAAGAACCCTTTTCGAAGGAAGAAACGGGCTCCGCTGTCTGAGCTATCCCTGCTTCGAACTGTGCAGCGGATCCCAGGAGTTGGGAAAGTTAAAGCCCCCCTGCTGCTGCAGAAGTTTCCCAGCATCCAGCGACTGAGCCATGCTTCCGTCCGGGAACTGGAACCGGTGGCCGGACGAGCCGCGGCAGAGCAAATCCATGCTTTCTTCACGCAGTCCGGGTGA